In Hymenobacter sublimis, a single genomic region encodes these proteins:
- the yidC gene encoding membrane protein insertase YidC, which produces MAALLLIYLQFAPKPKPEPALQPAKTAAATPGATPVAPDSAALAQQLGSFAAAAQGTAQTAQLQNENLTITFSSKGGRIEAVRLNKYKTFRGQPLDLLDAQSAQLDTRFRTTDGRQIKLSDLYFRPEPQGSNELRFVADVAGGQIEQLYTLPANSFEVGYKLRFNGLTATLAQEPVTFTFLDRVRQTEQVAKQNRNHTTINHYLASGDHAALTEASENPEEIKITEPVKWAAHKHDFFVAGIIADNQFSNGQFNSSVNLEDTTYLKTLSSTLSIPAADVQQGKANFRFYFGPNAYNILKEVTPGFDRNVYLGWGLFRWVNQFVILPVFHVLEKFVSSYGIIIALLVVLIKLVTWPLTYKTYESQARMKVLKPELDAIKEKYPDDQMKQQQEQMKLYQTMGVSPLSGCVPTLLTIPILFAMFQFFPNAIELRQEHFLWANDLSTYDDLIKLPFNVPFLGNHISLFTLLMTISTLAMTYQSNQANPAAMQGPMKFYSYLMPLVFFFVLNDFAAGLTWYYLVSNLVTLGQQALTRRFVDDTKVRAKLEANKVKNKDKKPSGLGARLADAMKAAQEKEAQTRQAGRNTAADDTDDSDTEPGTGASDISPKRPRKTRRS; this is translated from the coding sequence ATGGCTGCCTTGCTTCTGATTTACCTGCAGTTCGCGCCCAAGCCGAAACCCGAGCCCGCGCTGCAGCCCGCCAAAACTGCCGCGGCCACGCCCGGTGCCACTCCGGTGGCTCCCGATTCGGCGGCTCTGGCCCAGCAGCTTGGCTCGTTTGCCGCCGCGGCCCAGGGCACTGCCCAAACCGCTCAGCTGCAAAACGAGAACCTGACGATTACCTTCTCGTCGAAAGGCGGCCGGATTGAGGCCGTGCGCCTGAACAAGTACAAGACCTTCCGGGGCCAGCCCCTGGATTTGCTCGATGCTCAGAGCGCCCAGCTGGATACGCGCTTCCGCACCACCGACGGCCGCCAGATCAAGCTTTCCGACCTGTACTTCCGCCCTGAGCCTCAGGGTAGCAACGAACTGCGCTTCGTGGCCGACGTGGCCGGCGGCCAGATCGAGCAGTTGTATACACTACCCGCCAATAGCTTTGAGGTAGGCTACAAGCTGCGCTTCAACGGGTTGACGGCGACCCTAGCCCAGGAGCCGGTAACGTTCACCTTCCTCGACCGGGTGCGCCAGACCGAGCAGGTGGCCAAGCAGAACCGCAACCACACCACCATCAACCACTACCTCGCTTCCGGCGACCATGCCGCCCTGACCGAGGCCTCCGAGAATCCGGAGGAAATAAAGATAACGGAGCCCGTGAAGTGGGCCGCCCACAAGCACGACTTCTTCGTGGCCGGCATCATTGCCGATAACCAGTTCAGCAACGGGCAGTTCAACTCCTCGGTGAACCTGGAGGACACGACCTACCTCAAGACCTTGAGCTCTACTTTGAGCATTCCAGCTGCCGACGTGCAGCAGGGCAAGGCTAACTTTCGCTTCTATTTCGGGCCGAACGCCTATAACATCCTGAAGGAAGTAACGCCCGGCTTCGACCGGAACGTGTACCTGGGCTGGGGCTTGTTCCGCTGGGTTAACCAGTTCGTGATTCTGCCCGTGTTCCACGTGCTGGAGAAATTCGTGAGCAGCTACGGCATCATCATCGCCCTGCTGGTGGTGCTGATTAAGCTAGTGACCTGGCCCCTGACCTATAAGACGTACGAGTCGCAGGCCCGCATGAAGGTGCTCAAGCCCGAGCTGGATGCCATCAAGGAAAAGTACCCCGACGACCAGATGAAGCAGCAGCAGGAGCAAATGAAGCTCTACCAGACCATGGGGGTCTCGCCGCTGAGCGGCTGCGTGCCCACGCTGCTGACCATCCCGATCCTGTTCGCCATGTTCCAGTTCTTCCCCAACGCCATTGAGCTGCGGCAGGAGCACTTCCTGTGGGCAAATGACCTGAGCACCTACGACGACCTGATCAAGCTGCCCTTCAACGTACCCTTCCTGGGCAACCACATCAGCTTGTTCACGCTGCTGATGACGATTTCGACCCTGGCCATGACTTACCAGAGCAACCAGGCCAACCCGGCGGCCATGCAGGGCCCGATGAAGTTTTACAGCTACCTCATGCCGCTGGTGTTCTTCTTCGTGCTTAACGACTTCGCCGCGGGCCTGACCTGGTACTACCTGGTTTCGAACCTGGTAACTCTGGGCCAGCAGGCCCTCACCCGCCGGTTCGTCGACGACACTAAGGTGCGCGCCAAGCTGGAAGCCAACAAGGTGAAGAACAAAGACAAGAAGCCTTCCGGCTTGGGTGCCCGCCTCGCCGACGCCATGAAAGCCGCCCAGGAGAAAGAAGCCCAGACTCGCCAGGCCGGCCGCAACACCGCCGCCGATGATACGGATGATTCTGACACTGAGCCCGGCACCGGTGCCTCGGATATTTCGCCCAAGCGCCCCCGCAAAACGCGCCGGTCGTAA
- a CDS encoding ABC transporter substrate-binding protein, translated as MLPFSRCAAGSALLLTALLAACSGPTATTDARRVFRYNQPEGLTSLDPAFARNQANTWAVTQLYNGLVELDNSLKPGPSLARRYDISPDGRRYTFTLRPNAFFHDSEVFAGGKGRRVTAQDFVYSFRRLLDGGTASPGGWIFRGKVLENSQGEPSDTCFVAVNDSTLRIHLQEPFIPFLGILTMPYAYVVPREAVQKYGKDFREHPVGTGPFRFKEWDEGNAIIYHRNPTYWKKDAQGKQLPYLDAVQISFIQDRKSEFLTFMQGKLDFVSGIRSGSRDLILYPDGTVREDFRGKFRFQKVPYLNTEYLGMQQDPTNLRGDNAETGRALQDKRVRQALNYALNKPEFLAYFLNNVGKPGNSGFVPASLPSFNATLVPGYTYQPDKARQLLRAAGYGPGKPLRLRLSTVAETKEYCEYYQKKWAEVGVQVDIDVNQAAAHGELIDNGRAAFFTRSWLGDYPDAENYLALFYSKNFAPAGPNKTHFKSAAYDKLYQQAKLEQDTEKRYALYQQMDRLVVEESPVIAVYYDEVVRLTQNNVQGLTPNPMNQLVLERVRKE; from the coding sequence ATGCTCCCGTTTTCGCGCTGCGCCGCTGGTTCCGCTTTGCTCCTGACCGCCCTGCTGGCCGCCTGCTCGGGCCCTACCGCTACCACCGATGCGCGCCGGGTGTTTCGCTACAACCAACCCGAAGGCCTTACTTCCCTCGACCCCGCCTTTGCCCGCAACCAGGCCAACACCTGGGCCGTGACCCAGCTCTACAATGGGTTAGTTGAATTGGATAACAGCCTGAAGCCAGGTCCTTCCTTGGCCCGCCGCTACGACATTAGCCCCGACGGCCGGCGCTACACCTTCACCCTGCGGCCCAACGCGTTTTTCCACGATTCGGAGGTGTTTGCGGGTGGCAAGGGGCGGCGCGTTACGGCTCAAGATTTCGTGTACAGCTTCCGGCGGCTACTAGATGGGGGCACGGCCAGCCCCGGCGGCTGGATTTTCCGGGGTAAAGTGCTGGAAAACAGCCAGGGCGAGCCATCGGATACCTGCTTTGTGGCCGTGAATGACTCCACGCTGCGCATTCATTTGCAGGAGCCGTTCATTCCATTCCTGGGCATCCTGACCATGCCTTACGCCTACGTGGTGCCGCGGGAGGCCGTGCAGAAATACGGCAAAGACTTCCGGGAGCATCCGGTGGGCACGGGGCCGTTTCGGTTCAAGGAGTGGGACGAGGGCAACGCCATCATCTACCACCGCAACCCCACTTACTGGAAAAAAGACGCGCAAGGAAAACAGCTGCCCTACCTCGATGCGGTGCAGATTAGCTTTATCCAGGACCGCAAATCGGAGTTCCTGACGTTTATGCAGGGCAAGCTCGACTTTGTGAGTGGCATCCGCAGCGGCTCCCGCGACTTAATTCTCTACCCCGATGGCACCGTGCGGGAAGACTTCCGGGGCAAATTCCGGTTCCAGAAAGTGCCCTACCTTAATACCGAGTACCTGGGCATGCAGCAGGACCCCACCAACCTGCGCGGCGACAATGCCGAAACCGGCCGCGCCCTCCAGGACAAGCGCGTGCGCCAAGCCCTGAACTACGCCCTCAACAAGCCCGAGTTTCTGGCCTACTTCCTGAACAATGTAGGCAAACCCGGTAACTCGGGCTTCGTGCCGGCTTCTCTGCCTTCCTTCAACGCTACCCTCGTGCCCGGCTACACCTACCAGCCCGACAAAGCCCGGCAGCTGCTGCGCGCCGCGGGCTACGGCCCCGGCAAACCGCTGCGCCTGCGCCTGAGCACCGTGGCCGAAACCAAGGAATATTGCGAGTACTACCAGAAAAAGTGGGCCGAAGTAGGCGTGCAGGTGGACATTGACGTCAACCAGGCCGCCGCCCACGGGGAGCTGATCGACAACGGCCGCGCCGCCTTCTTCACCCGCAGCTGGCTCGGCGACTACCCCGACGCGGAAAACTACCTGGCCCTGTTCTACAGCAAGAATTTCGCCCCGGCTGGCCCCAACAAAACCCATTTTAAAAGCGCCGCCTACGATAAGCTCTACCAGCAAGCCAAGCTGGAGCAAGACACCGAAAAGCGCTACGCCCTCTACCAGCAAATGGACCGCCTCGTGGTAGAAGAAAGCCCCGTTATTGCCGTGTACTACGATGAGGTAGTGCGCCTGACCCAGAACAACGTGCAGGGCCTCACGCCCAACCCCATGAACCAGCTGGTGCTGGAGCGGGTGCGGAAAGAGTAA
- a CDS encoding metal-dependent hydrolase has translation MNLTYYGHACFLLEAGGSKVLFDPFIRHNPLAQNVNVDKIEADFILLSHGHGDHVGDAEEIGQRTGADLLGMVEVLGWFEQKGLKATYSMNLGGTVKLPFGTVKMVAAAHSSSLPDGSYGGLAAGFVIETEGKTFYFAGDTALTYDMKIIGERHQLDFAILPIGGHYTMGVDDALIAADWTGAPKVIGMHYDTFPPLVINHEEAKTQAQQAGKELVLLNIGETITL, from the coding sequence ATGAACCTGACCTACTACGGCCACGCTTGCTTCCTGCTCGAAGCCGGTGGCAGCAAAGTGCTTTTCGACCCGTTCATCCGCCACAACCCGCTGGCGCAGAACGTGAACGTGGATAAAATTGAGGCGGATTTCATTCTGCTCAGCCACGGCCACGGCGACCATGTAGGCGACGCGGAGGAAATCGGGCAGCGCACCGGCGCCGACCTGCTCGGGATGGTGGAAGTGCTGGGCTGGTTTGAGCAGAAAGGCCTGAAGGCTACCTACTCCATGAACCTGGGTGGCACGGTAAAGCTGCCCTTCGGCACGGTGAAAATGGTAGCCGCCGCGCACTCCAGCTCCCTACCCGACGGCTCTTACGGCGGCTTAGCGGCCGGTTTTGTCATCGAAACCGAAGGCAAAACCTTCTACTTCGCCGGCGACACAGCTCTGACTTACGACATGAAAATCATTGGGGAGCGGCACCAGCTTGACTTTGCCATCCTACCCATTGGAGGCCACTACACCATGGGCGTGGACGATGCCTTAATTGCGGCCGACTGGACGGGTGCTCCCAAGGTTATTGGGATGCACTACGACACGTTCCCGCCCCTGGTTATCAACCACGAAGAAGCCAAAACCCAGGCCCAGCAGGCCGGCAAAGAGCTGGTGCTGCTGAACATTGGCGAAACGATTACGCTGTAA
- a CDS encoding ParA family protein codes for MGKIIAVANQKGGVGKTTSSINLAASLAALEYRTLLVDADPQANATSGVGFDPKDIQNSIYECMVDGINVQDIILQTTLLPHLDLIPSHIDLVGAEVEMINLPNREEKMKEALRPLADQYDFIIIDCSPSLGLITVNALTAAHSVIVPVQCEYFALEGLGKLLNTIKIIQSRLNEELEIEGILLTMYDVRLRLSNQVVEEVKLHFQQLVFDTIIPRNVKLSESPSFGIPVILHDAESKGSISYLNLAREIVEKNVVSADPEQEQAAEDTAA; via the coding sequence ATGGGCAAAATCATTGCGGTAGCCAACCAAAAGGGCGGGGTCGGTAAAACCACCTCCTCGATCAACCTCGCGGCCTCGCTGGCGGCGCTGGAATATCGGACCCTGCTCGTGGATGCCGACCCCCAGGCCAACGCCACTTCCGGCGTGGGCTTCGACCCGAAGGACATTCAGAACAGCATTTACGAGTGCATGGTAGACGGGATTAACGTGCAGGACATCATCCTGCAAACAACCCTGCTACCCCACCTCGACCTGATTCCCTCCCACATTGACCTGGTAGGGGCCGAGGTTGAGATGATCAACCTGCCCAACCGGGAGGAGAAGATGAAGGAGGCCCTGCGCCCCCTAGCCGATCAGTACGATTTTATCATCATCGACTGCTCCCCTTCCCTGGGCTTGATTACGGTAAACGCCCTTACGGCCGCGCACTCGGTGATTGTGCCGGTGCAGTGCGAATACTTCGCGCTAGAAGGTTTGGGTAAACTGCTGAACACCATCAAAATCATCCAGAGCCGCCTGAACGAGGAACTGGAGATTGAGGGCATTCTGCTCACGATGTACGATGTGCGTTTGCGCCTCTCGAACCAGGTAGTGGAGGAAGTAAAGCTGCATTTCCAGCAGTTGGTCTTCGATACCATCATTCCGCGCAACGTGAAGCTGTCGGAGTCGCCGAGCTTCGGTATTCCGGTTATTCTGCACGATGCGGAAAGCAAGGGCAGCATCAGCTACCTCAACCTGGCCCGCGAAATTGTGGAGAAGAACGTGGTTTCGGCTGACCCCGAGCAGGAGCAGGCCGCGGAAGACACGGCCGCGTAG
- a CDS encoding ParB/RepB/Spo0J family partition protein, giving the protein MSEKNEEKNTPAAASAAAKRKVGGLGRGLNALIEGSYEKKSERLGLVPHPVNSVGLIAVNQIEANPYQPRTHFDQAALQELAESIKLQGIIQPVTVRQTGTNAYQLISGERRLQASKLAGLDAIPAYIRKADDQQMLEMALIENIQRENLNAIEIALSYQRLVSECNLKQEELGDRVGKNRSTVTNYLRLLKLPPDIQIGLRDNVISMGHARALVNVEDTEQQINLFRRIVDEDLSVRRVEQLVRAGAGATPDTEKKPTQPAAPIVPPAELKRAERHLSERFGSRVMVKPGPQGRGEIKIAFDSVEDMQRILHILQPA; this is encoded by the coding sequence ATGTCAGAGAAAAACGAAGAGAAGAATACGCCGGCCGCGGCTTCCGCAGCCGCTAAGCGCAAGGTTGGCGGCTTGGGCCGGGGACTGAATGCACTGATTGAGGGCAGCTACGAGAAGAAAAGCGAGCGGCTGGGCTTGGTCCCGCATCCCGTCAATTCGGTGGGCCTGATTGCCGTGAATCAGATTGAGGCCAACCCCTACCAGCCCCGTACCCACTTCGACCAGGCGGCCTTGCAGGAGCTAGCCGAAAGCATCAAGCTGCAGGGCATCATTCAGCCCGTTACGGTTCGCCAAACCGGCACGAATGCCTACCAGCTTATTTCGGGGGAACGGCGTTTGCAGGCTTCCAAGCTGGCCGGACTCGATGCCATTCCGGCTTACATCCGCAAGGCTGATGACCAGCAGATGCTGGAAATGGCCCTCATCGAGAACATTCAGCGCGAGAACCTCAACGCCATTGAAATTGCCTTGAGCTACCAGCGCCTCGTGAGTGAGTGCAACCTGAAGCAGGAAGAGTTGGGCGACCGGGTGGGTAAAAACCGCTCTACCGTTACCAACTACCTGCGCCTGCTCAAGCTCCCCCCCGATATCCAGATCGGCCTGCGCGACAATGTTATCAGCATGGGCCACGCCCGGGCCCTGGTAAACGTGGAGGACACCGAGCAGCAGATTAACCTGTTCCGCCGCATCGTGGATGAGGACCTTTCCGTGCGCCGGGTGGAGCAGCTGGTGCGCGCCGGTGCCGGCGCTACCCCCGACACGGAAAAGAAGCCTACCCAACCAGCAGCCCCAATAGTACCGCCGGCGGAACTCAAGCGCGCCGAGCGTCACCTCTCGGAACGTTTCGGCAGCCGCGTGATGGTGAAGCCCGGGCCCCAAGGTCGGGGCGAAATCAAAATTGCCTTCGACTCAGTAGAGGACATGCAGCGTATTCTGCACATCCTGCAGCCCGCGTAA
- a CDS encoding DUF5683 domain-containing protein gives MLLGKSAQAQTVTAGPDSARVATQAVPDSSRRTERLLGMRVTRPQKAALLALVLPGAGQVYNHKYWKLPLVYGAIGGTGYGLYFYQIRYKAYAKAKNELLAGKTVAQVTNNLVDEVNAQGVQTGLNNYRTSRDTFIAYTALAYGITILDALVDAHLRDFDISEDLSLRLDPALLPSASPVPRTGLALTFYLK, from the coding sequence GTGCTGCTGGGAAAGAGTGCGCAGGCACAAACCGTCACGGCTGGCCCCGATTCAGCCCGGGTAGCTACCCAGGCTGTCCCCGATTCGTCGCGGCGCACGGAGCGGTTGCTGGGGATGCGCGTTACCCGGCCGCAAAAAGCTGCTCTACTGGCTTTGGTGCTACCGGGGGCCGGGCAGGTATATAATCACAAGTACTGGAAGCTGCCCTTGGTGTACGGGGCCATTGGGGGCACGGGCTACGGCTTGTACTTCTACCAGATACGCTACAAGGCCTACGCCAAGGCCAAAAACGAACTTCTCGCCGGCAAGACGGTAGCGCAGGTTACTAATAACCTAGTTGACGAGGTAAATGCTCAAGGCGTCCAAACGGGCCTGAATAACTACCGTACCTCCCGCGACACGTTTATTGCTTACACGGCCCTAGCCTACGGCATTACCATTCTGGACGCGTTGGTTGATGCCCACTTGCGCGACTTTGACATCAGCGAAGATTTAAGTTTGCGTCTTGACCCCGCCTTGCTTCCTTCTGCTTCACCAGTGCCACGCACAGGGCTGGCACTAACTTTCTACTTAAAATAG
- the dapB gene encoding 4-hydroxy-tetrahydrodipicolinate reductase → MKLLLIGYGKMGRAIEAQAIARGHQIAGIVDPTRPDVRISDFTTEQVDAAIEFTHPDAAFQNVVACLKQGIPVVCGSTGWLHHFPEAQALSQQTTTPLFYASNYSVGVNLFFHFNEYIAAKMHQFGGYDVQVREIHHTQKVDQPSGTALTTAEGILRHFPGKTTWRNEATTTPTELAILSEREGAVVGTHIVTYSSPADSIELKHEAHTREGFVQGALLAAEWLPGRQGVFGMKDLLGL, encoded by the coding sequence ATGAAGCTCCTCCTGATTGGTTACGGCAAAATGGGCCGGGCCATCGAAGCCCAGGCCATTGCCCGGGGCCACCAGATAGCCGGCATCGTGGACCCTACCCGGCCCGATGTGCGCATCTCCGACTTTACAACCGAGCAGGTTGACGCGGCCATCGAGTTTACCCATCCCGACGCGGCCTTCCAAAATGTGGTAGCTTGTCTGAAACAGGGCATTCCGGTAGTATGCGGCTCCACCGGCTGGCTGCATCATTTTCCCGAGGCTCAGGCCTTGAGCCAGCAAACGACTACCCCCCTGTTCTATGCCTCCAACTACAGCGTAGGCGTAAACCTGTTCTTTCACTTCAATGAATACATAGCTGCCAAAATGCATCAGTTTGGTGGCTACGATGTGCAGGTCCGGGAGATTCACCATACCCAGAAGGTGGACCAGCCCAGCGGAACGGCCCTAACAACGGCGGAAGGCATCCTGCGTCATTTCCCCGGCAAAACCACGTGGCGCAACGAAGCAACTACTACCCCCACGGAGCTGGCCATTCTTTCGGAGCGCGAGGGGGCGGTAGTAGGTACCCACATCGTTACTTACTCCTCCCCCGCCGACAGCATTGAGCTTAAGCACGAGGCTCATACCCGCGAAGGCTTCGTGCAGGGCGCGCTGTTGGCGGCTGAGTGGCTTCCCGGTCGCCAGGGCGTATTCGGCATGAAGGACTTGCTGGGCTTGTAA
- the lepB gene encoding signal peptidase I, with protein sequence MAVQSWEKYLEKNKPAPAPPAGEPKKRKSVVREWGDAILFAVVAATLIRWATFEAYTIPTPSMEHSLLVGDYLFVSKLHYGPRTPQTPLQVPLTHQTIWGTSLKSYSDLIQLPSYRLPGFSEVKNNDVVVFNVPFEAEHPADLRTNYIKRCIAIAGDVLEIKQGQVFVNGKQAANYPEMQSSYFLQVPQPNDDLADAFKRFGVWEQSSPDGMPFQMQTAQYGLGYEVHMTQAAYEYFKQQPYIKGIIDLKTPVGQPERQQVFPNNPDSPYSQPLTTPPFPTWNKDNYGPLQIPKEGQTVQLTPQNSPIYQKIILRYEHNEGMSVDASGQILQNGQPLKSYTFKQNYYFMMGDNRHNSLDSRFWGFVPEDHIVGKAVLIWMSVDPTASFAQKIRWNRLFDLVN encoded by the coding sequence ATGGCAGTACAATCCTGGGAGAAATACCTCGAGAAGAATAAGCCGGCGCCCGCGCCTCCCGCAGGAGAACCTAAAAAGCGCAAGAGCGTGGTTAGGGAATGGGGCGATGCCATTTTGTTTGCGGTGGTGGCGGCTACGCTTATCCGCTGGGCCACCTTTGAGGCCTACACCATCCCGACGCCCTCCATGGAGCACTCTCTGCTAGTGGGCGATTATCTGTTCGTGAGCAAGCTGCACTACGGCCCGCGCACGCCCCAAACGCCCCTGCAGGTGCCCCTAACGCACCAAACTATCTGGGGAACCAGCCTGAAAAGCTACTCTGACCTAATTCAGCTGCCGAGCTACCGTCTGCCGGGTTTCTCAGAGGTGAAGAATAACGACGTGGTGGTATTCAACGTGCCCTTCGAGGCGGAGCATCCCGCCGACTTGCGCACAAACTACATCAAGCGCTGCATTGCTATTGCCGGCGACGTGCTGGAAATTAAACAGGGGCAAGTGTTTGTGAATGGAAAGCAGGCTGCTAATTATCCGGAGATGCAGAGCAGCTACTTTCTGCAAGTACCGCAGCCCAACGACGACCTAGCCGACGCCTTCAAGCGCTTTGGTGTGTGGGAGCAAAGCTCCCCCGATGGCATGCCCTTTCAGATGCAGACGGCCCAATACGGGCTGGGTTACGAGGTGCACATGACCCAAGCTGCTTACGAGTACTTCAAGCAGCAGCCTTACATCAAGGGCATCATTGATTTGAAGACGCCCGTGGGCCAGCCCGAGCGCCAGCAGGTGTTCCCCAACAACCCCGACTCGCCCTATAGCCAGCCCCTAACTACCCCGCCCTTCCCTACCTGGAACAAGGACAACTACGGGCCTTTGCAAATCCCGAAAGAGGGCCAGACGGTGCAGCTAACCCCGCAGAACTCGCCCATCTACCAGAAAATCATTCTGCGCTACGAGCATAATGAAGGCATGAGCGTGGATGCCAGCGGCCAGATTCTGCAGAACGGTCAGCCTCTGAAGAGCTACACGTTTAAGCAGAACTACTACTTCATGATGGGCGACAACCGCCACAATTCGCTCGACTCCCGCTTCTGGGGCTTCGTGCCCGAAGACCACATTGTAGGCAAAGCCGTGCTTATCTGGATGTCCGTAGATCCTACTGCTTCCTTCGCCCAGAAAATCCGCTGGAACCGCTTGTTCGACCTAGTCAATTAA
- the ung gene encoding uracil-DNA glycosylase yields MSVKIEESWRKVLAAEFEKPYFNHLIAFVKGEYATATVYPPGPQIFHAFDACPFDEVKVVILGQDPYHGKGQAHGLSFSVAEGVRTPPSLQNIFKELQSDLPGTPPAPNGNLDRWAQQGVLLLNATLTVRAGEPASHQKKGWEQFTDAVIQQISDHKKNVVFILWGASAQKKGEIIDTRKHLVLKAAHPSPYAADRGFFGSRPFSQTNAYLEQHGQAPINW; encoded by the coding sequence ATGTCTGTAAAGATAGAAGAAAGCTGGCGCAAGGTCCTAGCGGCCGAATTCGAAAAGCCGTATTTCAACCACCTCATTGCCTTTGTAAAAGGCGAATACGCAACCGCCACGGTGTATCCGCCCGGCCCGCAGATATTTCACGCCTTCGACGCCTGCCCCTTTGATGAGGTGAAGGTGGTTATTCTGGGCCAAGATCCCTACCACGGCAAGGGGCAGGCGCACGGCCTGAGTTTTTCGGTGGCTGAAGGCGTCCGGACTCCGCCTTCCCTGCAGAACATTTTCAAGGAACTGCAGAGCGATTTGCCCGGTACCCCACCCGCTCCCAACGGCAACCTCGACCGATGGGCTCAGCAGGGTGTGCTACTGCTGAACGCCACCCTGACGGTGCGAGCTGGGGAGCCGGCCAGTCACCAGAAAAAGGGCTGGGAGCAGTTTACCGATGCCGTTATTCAACAGATTTCCGACCACAAGAAAAACGTCGTATTTATTCTCTGGGGAGCTTCCGCTCAGAAAAAAGGTGAAATCATCGACACCCGCAAACATTTGGTGCTCAAAGCCGCTCACCCCTCACCCTACGCCGCCGATCGGGGCTTTTTTGGCTCCCGGCCCTTCAGCCAAACCAATGCCTACCTAGAGCAACACGGTCAAGCTCCCATCAATTGGTAA
- the apaG gene encoding Co2+/Mg2+ efflux protein ApaG, whose translation MNTISTQGVTVSVTTNYLPDYSSPGQEHYVFAYKIDIRNDSEYTVKLLRRHWYIYDANGVVREVEGEGVVGQQPVLEPGESHQYVSGCNLKSGLGKMRGTYQMERLMDGSEFTVEIPEFTLVVPYRLN comes from the coding sequence ATGAATACCATTTCCACCCAGGGAGTAACCGTTAGCGTTACCACCAACTACCTACCCGACTACTCCAGTCCGGGTCAGGAACACTACGTTTTTGCTTACAAAATTGATATCCGCAACGACAGCGAATACACGGTTAAACTGCTGCGTCGTCACTGGTACATCTACGACGCCAACGGGGTTGTTCGGGAGGTGGAGGGCGAAGGCGTAGTGGGCCAGCAGCCCGTGCTGGAGCCCGGCGAGTCGCACCAGTACGTGTCGGGCTGCAACCTAAAGTCGGGGCTGGGCAAGATGCGCGGCACCTACCAAATGGAGCGCCTCATGGATGGCAGCGAGTTTACGGTCGAAATTCCGGAGTTTACCTTGGTGGTGCCTTACCGCCTCAATTAG
- a CDS encoding O-methyltransferase, with product MLFQILSYLRFLAGSGNAHGLHSPFVFGLYAHVVNHSGHFAAYEAVETRRQELLADPTSIQVRDFGAGSHTGAGRTRRLRDIARTAAKPPKLGQLLFRLVNHFQPRTIVELGTSLGLTTAYLSAANSRARVLTFEGCPQTAAVARQTFQQLELPAVELIEGNLDDTLAPTLAALPTPVDFAFFDGNHRYEPTVRYFEQLNRYRTDLSVFVLDDIHWSEEMEQAWATIKQHPDVTVTVDLFFIGLVFFRRNQPKQHFSLRFDNPFDNLLERVKWLAS from the coding sequence TTGCTATTTCAGATTCTCAGCTACCTCCGCTTTCTGGCCGGGTCCGGTAACGCGCACGGGCTCCATTCGCCGTTTGTATTCGGCCTGTACGCGCACGTAGTCAACCACAGCGGGCATTTCGCGGCGTATGAGGCCGTAGAAACCCGGCGCCAGGAGCTGTTAGCCGACCCTACCTCTATTCAGGTGCGGGACTTCGGAGCGGGCTCTCACACTGGGGCGGGCCGCACCCGCCGCCTGCGCGATATTGCCCGGACAGCCGCCAAGCCGCCCAAGCTGGGGCAGCTGCTATTCCGCCTAGTCAACCACTTTCAGCCGCGCACCATTGTGGAGCTGGGTACCTCCCTGGGCCTGACAACCGCCTACCTCAGCGCCGCCAACTCAAGGGCCCGCGTACTCACCTTCGAGGGCTGCCCTCAAACTGCCGCCGTTGCCCGCCAGACCTTTCAGCAGCTGGAGCTGCCGGCCGTGGAGCTCATAGAAGGCAACTTGGATGATACCCTAGCCCCTACCCTCGCCGCACTACCCACGCCCGTCGACTTTGCCTTCTTCGACGGCAACCACCGCTACGAGCCCACAGTGCGCTACTTCGAGCAGCTGAACCGCTACCGCACCGACTTAAGCGTGTTCGTGCTGGACGACATTCATTGGTCCGAAGAAATGGAGCAGGCCTGGGCTACTATCAAGCAGCACCCCGACGTGACTGTTACCGTGGATCTGTTTTTCATCGGCCTAGTTTTCTTTCGCCGAAATCAGCCAAAACAGCATTTTTCGCTTCGTTTTGATAACCCGTTTGATAACCTGTTAGAGCGAGTTAAATGGCTTGCTTCGTAG